A single region of the Vicinamibacterales bacterium genome encodes:
- a CDS encoding glucose-1-phosphate thymidylyltransferase, with translation MKGLILSGGKGTRLRPLTYTSAKQLVPVANKPVLFYGLEAMAEAGIHDVGIVVGDTAAEIRAAVGDGSRWGLRVTYLEQDAPRGLAHAVLISQDYLGSSPFVMYLGDNLLNRGIREFVEEFAAAKPAAQILLTHVSDPQMFGVAELCDGRVVRLVEKPKEPKSDLALVGVYMFGPEIFESVRRIRPSARNELEITDAIQDLIDRGLEVRPHLVEGWWKDTGRLEDMLEANRLILDTLARRIDGTVDADSRVEGKVVIEAGAIIERSVVRGPVIIGARAHVTHAYVGPFTSIMNDVQVRDAEIEHSIVLEGSVISDLANRIEDSLIGKNVRIYRAPVKPSAYRFMLGDNSEVGIRW, from the coding sequence ATGAAAGGTCTGATCCTCAGCGGCGGCAAGGGAACGCGCCTGCGTCCCCTCACCTACACCAGCGCGAAGCAGCTCGTGCCGGTCGCGAACAAGCCCGTGCTGTTCTACGGCCTCGAGGCGATGGCCGAGGCCGGCATCCATGACGTGGGCATCGTCGTCGGTGACACGGCCGCGGAGATCCGCGCCGCGGTGGGCGACGGGTCGCGATGGGGGCTCCGCGTCACGTATCTGGAACAGGATGCGCCGCGCGGCCTGGCGCACGCGGTGCTCATCAGCCAGGACTACCTCGGCAGCTCGCCGTTCGTCATGTATCTCGGCGACAACCTGTTGAACAGGGGCATCAGGGAGTTCGTCGAGGAGTTCGCCGCGGCGAAGCCTGCCGCGCAGATCCTGCTGACGCACGTGTCCGATCCCCAGATGTTCGGCGTCGCGGAACTGTGCGACGGCCGGGTCGTGCGGCTGGTCGAGAAGCCGAAGGAGCCGAAGAGCGACCTCGCGCTGGTCGGCGTCTACATGTTCGGTCCCGAGATCTTCGAGTCGGTGCGGCGCATCCGCCCGAGCGCGCGGAACGAGCTGGAGATCACCGACGCCATCCAGGATCTGATCGATCGCGGCCTCGAGGTCCGGCCGCACCTGGTCGAGGGCTGGTGGAAGGACACGGGCAGGCTCGAGGACATGCTCGAGGCGAATCGCCTCATCCTCGACACGCTCGCCCGGCGCATCGACGGCACGGTCGACGCGGACTCGCGCGTCGAGGGAAAGGTCGTCATCGAGGCCGGCGCGATCATCGAGCGCTCCGTGGTGCGTGGCCCCGTCATCATCGGCGCCCGCGCCCATGTCACGCACGCCTACGTTGGCCCGTTCACGTCCATCATGAACGACGTGCAGGTGCGCGACGCGGAGATCGAACACAGCATCGTACTCGAGGGCAGCGTGATCAGCGATCTGGCGAACCGGATCGAGGACAGCCTGATCGGCAAGAACGTGCGCATCTATCGGGCGCCGGTCAAACCGTCGGCGTACCGGTTCATGCTCGGTGACAATTCCGAAGTCGGCATCCGCTGGTAA
- a CDS encoding dTDP-4-dehydrorhamnose 3,5-epimerase family protein: MSDPKAYTAATRHPSIVGVKTKRLRLVPDERGWLMEILRADDGEFFTKFGQVYVSATYPGVVKAWHYHKVQLDNFACVSGMVKLVLVDTRPGSPTEGAVNEFFVGSQNPLLVQVPNLVYHGWKCISEEIALVVNAPTEWYRYDDPDEFRLEPHGALPYDWSRKDG; the protein is encoded by the coding sequence GTGAGCGATCCGAAGGCGTACACCGCCGCGACCCGCCATCCCTCGATTGTCGGCGTCAAGACGAAACGGCTGCGGCTGGTTCCCGACGAGCGCGGCTGGCTGATGGAGATCCTGCGCGCCGATGACGGGGAGTTCTTCACCAAGTTCGGCCAGGTGTACGTCTCGGCGACGTACCCGGGGGTCGTGAAGGCGTGGCACTACCACAAGGTGCAGCTCGACAACTTCGCCTGCGTGAGCGGGATGGTGAAACTGGTGCTGGTGGACACGCGGCCGGGGTCGCCGACCGAGGGAGCGGTGAACGAGTTCTTCGTGGGATCGCAGAACCCGCTGCTGGTGCAGGTGCCGAATCTCGTCTACCACGGGTGGAAGTGCATCAGCGAGGAGATCGCCCTCGTGGTGAATGCGCCGACCGAATGGTACCGTTACGACGATCCAGACGAGTTCCGCCTGGAGCCCCACGGCGCGCTGCCGTACGATTGGAGCCGGAAAGATGGTTGA
- the rfbB gene encoding dTDP-glucose 4,6-dehydratase — MVEVLVTGGAGFIGSNFVRYALATHSDWRVTTLDKLTYAGRLENLHDVMDHPRHAFVRGDIADAVLVRPLVARSEIVVHFAAETHVDRSILGAGDFIRTDVFGTFVLLEAAREAAHLRRFVQISTDEVYGSVTTGASRETDELKPRNPYAASKAGADRLAYSYWATYHVPVVITRASNNYGPYQFPEKVVPLFVTNAIDRQAVPLYGDGLNVRDWLHVLDHCRGLDVVIAQGVDGEVYNIGGGNEIPNIELTRRILALADRPESLIRPVTDRPGHDRRYCLDTSKLRGLGWRAQMEFAQGLRETVAWYTANEWWWRPIKQGDEGFQAYYQQQYGQRSTT; from the coding sequence ATGGTTGAGGTGCTCGTCACGGGTGGGGCGGGGTTCATCGGCAGCAACTTCGTGCGGTACGCGCTCGCCACGCACTCCGACTGGCGTGTGACGACGCTCGACAAGCTGACGTACGCCGGCCGGCTCGAGAATCTCCATGACGTGATGGACCACCCGCGCCACGCGTTCGTCCGCGGGGACATCGCGGATGCGGTGCTGGTGCGCCCGCTCGTCGCGCGCTCGGAGATCGTCGTGCACTTCGCCGCCGAGACCCATGTCGATCGATCGATCCTCGGCGCCGGCGATTTCATCCGGACGGACGTGTTCGGCACGTTCGTGCTGCTCGAGGCCGCGCGCGAGGCGGCCCATCTTCGTCGGTTCGTGCAGATCTCGACCGACGAGGTGTACGGCAGTGTGACCACGGGCGCGAGCCGTGAAACCGACGAGCTGAAGCCGCGAAATCCGTATGCGGCGAGCAAGGCCGGCGCGGACCGCCTGGCCTACAGCTACTGGGCGACGTACCACGTGCCGGTGGTCATCACGCGCGCGTCGAACAACTACGGGCCGTATCAGTTCCCCGAGAAGGTCGTCCCGCTGTTCGTCACGAACGCGATCGACCGCCAGGCGGTGCCTCTCTACGGTGACGGCCTCAACGTGCGCGACTGGCTCCACGTGCTCGACCACTGCCGCGGCCTCGACGTGGTGATCGCGCAGGGCGTGGACGGCGAGGTCTACAACATCGGCGGCGGCAACGAGATTCCGAACATCGAGCTGACCAGGCGCATCCTGGCCCTGGCCGATCGCCCCGAGTCGCTGATCCGGCCGGTAACCGACCGTCCCGGCCACGATCGCCGCTACTGCCTCGACACCAGCAAACTGCGCGGCCTCGGCTGGCGGGCGCAGATGGAGTTCGCCCAGGGCCTGCGCGAGACGGTCGCGTGGTACACGGCGAACGAGTGGTGGTGGCGGCCGATCAAGCAGGGCGACGAGGGGTTCCAGGCGTATTACCAGCAGCAATACGGCCAGCGCTCCACGACATGA
- a CDS encoding GDP-mannose 4,6-dehydratase, translated as MTLDPILVTGAAGFAGSHLLDLLEADAGRVVAWRRPGERLPQPPTGTRCRWMAVELLDARAVREAVETIRPSRVYHLAGAAQVGGSWQLASQALEVNVLGTQILLDAVAAAVPAAVVLVSGSALVYREHDRAISEDHPLGPGSPYAMSKLAQEMAAVEAAADLGLRVAVTRSFPHIGPRQAPSFFTASVARQIARIEHGLAAPVLDVGNLESRRDFTDVRDTVRAYHTILERAPAGAVYNVCSGTARRMGDILESLLQEARTRIEVRRDPSRLRPHDESLVLGDRSRLTGELGWEPRIPMSQTLGDLLDYWRHVVASGAEERPDAVRRPASWASGA; from the coding sequence ATGACCCTGGATCCGATCCTCGTCACCGGCGCCGCAGGTTTCGCGGGCAGTCATCTGCTGGATCTGCTCGAGGCCGACGCCGGGCGGGTCGTCGCCTGGCGACGACCCGGCGAACGTCTCCCGCAACCGCCCACCGGGACGCGATGCCGGTGGATGGCCGTGGAGTTGCTCGACGCCCGGGCTGTTCGCGAGGCCGTCGAGACCATCCGGCCGTCGAGGGTCTACCACCTGGCCGGCGCGGCCCAGGTAGGGGGTTCCTGGCAGTTGGCCTCGCAGGCGCTCGAGGTCAACGTCCTCGGCACGCAGATCCTGCTCGACGCCGTCGCGGCTGCCGTCCCGGCTGCTGTCGTTCTCGTCTCCGGCTCGGCCCTTGTCTACCGGGAACACGACCGAGCCATCAGCGAGGATCATCCGCTCGGCCCCGGCAGTCCGTACGCCATGAGCAAGCTGGCGCAAGAGATGGCCGCGGTCGAGGCGGCGGCCGATCTCGGGTTACGGGTCGCCGTGACGCGATCGTTTCCGCATATCGGCCCGCGGCAGGCGCCCTCGTTCTTCACGGCGAGCGTGGCCCGTCAGATCGCTCGAATCGAGCACGGACTGGCAGCGCCCGTCCTCGACGTCGGCAACCTCGAGTCCAGACGCGATTTCACGGATGTCCGCGATACGGTCCGGGCGTACCACACGATTCTCGAGCGCGCGCCCGCCGGTGCCGTCTACAACGTGTGCTCGGGGACGGCGCGCCGGATGGGCGACATCCTCGAGTCCCTGCTGCAGGAGGCGCGGACGCGCATCGAAGTACGGCGAGATCCCTCTCGCCTCCGACCGCACGATGAGTCGCTCGTGCTCGGCGATCGCAGCCGCCTGACCGGCGAACTCGGGTGGGAGCCGCGCATCCCGATGTCGCAGACGCTTGGCGATCTGCTCGATTACTGGCGGCACGTTGTCGCGAGCGGGGCAGAAGAACGGCCCGACGCCGTTCGGCGACCGGCCAGCTGGGCTTCCGGCGCATAA
- a CDS encoding NAD-dependent epimerase/dehydratase family protein, with protein sequence MKILVTGATGFLGRAIVAACQASGHETVAFSRHATTSGVSGATFDGDVRDPRALADAAADCDSVCHSAALVSVWRRHASEFDDVNVGGLRHVLDVVRDRGIPRLVYTSSFLALPPTGADRPQQWNDYQRTKVLADRLADRAVAEGVPLVRLYPGVIYGPGPLTEGNLVGGMIADHLAGRLPGLVGADCRWSYAFVDDVAAGHVAALERGEIGARYRLCGENARQMAVFEIVRELTGRPLPRRLPASLAAAVGLFEEWRAALTHRPPLLTVGTVEILTRDWAFDSDLAIRDLGYRITSLRDGVARIVAQLRHGVEP encoded by the coding sequence GTGAAGATCCTCGTCACCGGCGCCACCGGCTTTCTTGGCCGCGCCATCGTGGCCGCGTGCCAGGCGTCGGGTCACGAAACCGTGGCTTTTTCCCGTCACGCCACGACGAGCGGCGTCTCCGGCGCAACCTTCGACGGCGACGTGCGCGACCCTCGTGCGCTCGCCGACGCCGCCGCGGACTGCGACAGCGTCTGTCATTCGGCGGCGCTCGTCAGCGTGTGGCGGCGTCACGCGTCTGAGTTCGACGATGTGAACGTCGGCGGCCTGCGCCACGTGCTCGATGTCGTCCGCGATCGTGGCATCCCTCGCCTCGTGTATACCTCCTCGTTCCTCGCGCTGCCGCCAACCGGTGCCGACCGGCCGCAGCAGTGGAACGACTACCAGCGCACGAAGGTCCTGGCCGACCGGCTCGCCGACCGCGCCGTGGCGGAGGGCGTTCCCCTGGTGCGCCTGTACCCCGGCGTGATCTACGGACCCGGCCCGCTCACGGAGGGCAATCTCGTGGGCGGGATGATCGCCGATCATCTGGCCGGGCGGCTGCCCGGCCTCGTCGGCGCCGACTGCCGCTGGTCCTATGCGTTCGTCGACGACGTCGCGGCAGGCCACGTCGCTGCGCTCGAACGGGGCGAGATCGGCGCGCGGTATCGTCTGTGCGGGGAGAACGCCCGGCAAATGGCCGTGTTCGAGATCGTCCGCGAGCTGACCGGCCGACCGCTGCCACGTCGCCTCCCGGCGTCGCTTGCGGCTGCGGTCGGGCTGTTCGAGGAATGGCGCGCCGCGCTCACCCATCGTCCGCCCCTGCTGACCGTCGGCACGGTCGAGATTCTCACCCGGGACTGGGCGTTCGACAGCGATCTCGCTATTCGCGATCTCGGGTATCGCATCACGTCACTTCGCGACGGTGTGGCGCGAATCGTGGCTCAACTGCGGCACGGTGTGGAACCATGA
- a CDS encoding DUF92 domain-containing protein, translated as MTSFSETRRQTLHMSMAAFALLLRFLTWWQAALCAVVAFLFNLFVLPRLAQTALYRPGDAARGYPLGILFYPLSVLLLILAFPRRPDVVAAAWGILAFGDGFATIVGTRRRRRALPWNPDKTVAGSVAFMVAGSVAGIALAWWTRPAVAPLPPLLFTIGAPILAAVAAGLVESLPVRLDDNISVPITAGIVLGGLALITPESCTAARTWLPQGLLYATLVNVPIAALGWRARTVNGAGAVIGAIIGVTIFACAGPAGWLLLFASFLAAIVSTRLGVKRKSVLGIAEERGGRRGPGNAIANTGLAAFAAVIAGLSPYREGALLVMVAALTAGASDTVASEIGKAWGTRTYLFPTFTRVRPGTSGAISLEGTGAGLVAALALAALGLSLGLVKGNGLWFAAIGATAGSFVESSLGATLESSGTLNNDMLNFINTALAAAFAVALAWMFVR; from the coding sequence ATGACGTCGTTCTCGGAGACCCGGCGGCAAACGCTCCACATGTCGATGGCGGCATTCGCGCTCCTGCTCCGGTTCTTGACCTGGTGGCAGGCCGCCCTGTGCGCGGTCGTCGCATTCCTCTTCAATCTCTTCGTGCTGCCGCGCCTCGCGCAGACCGCGCTCTACCGTCCGGGCGATGCGGCGCGCGGGTACCCGCTCGGCATCCTGTTCTACCCGCTCTCCGTCCTGTTGCTGATCCTCGCCTTCCCGCGCCGGCCCGACGTCGTGGCGGCCGCGTGGGGCATCCTCGCATTCGGCGACGGCTTCGCGACCATCGTCGGGACGCGCAGGCGGCGGCGCGCACTGCCGTGGAATCCGGACAAGACCGTGGCCGGATCGGTGGCGTTCATGGTCGCGGGTTCTGTCGCCGGCATCGCGCTCGCCTGGTGGACGAGGCCTGCCGTCGCACCGCTGCCGCCGCTGTTGTTCACGATCGGCGCACCGATCCTGGCGGCTGTCGCTGCCGGGCTCGTCGAGTCGCTGCCGGTCCGCCTCGACGACAACATCTCGGTGCCCATCACCGCCGGCATCGTGCTCGGTGGACTGGCGCTCATCACGCCGGAGTCCTGCACGGCGGCCCGGACGTGGCTCCCGCAGGGACTGTTGTATGCGACGCTGGTCAACGTGCCGATCGCCGCGCTCGGGTGGCGTGCGAGAACCGTCAACGGCGCCGGTGCCGTCATCGGCGCGATCATCGGCGTCACGATCTTCGCGTGCGCCGGCCCGGCCGGCTGGCTGCTGCTGTTCGCGTCGTTCTTGGCGGCCATCGTGTCGACGCGCCTGGGCGTGAAGCGGAAGTCGGTCCTCGGAATCGCCGAGGAGCGAGGGGGGCGTCGCGGCCCCGGCAACGCGATCGCCAATACCGGACTCGCGGCGTTCGCGGCGGTCATCGCAGGACTGTCGCCGTATCGCGAAGGCGCGCTCCTCGTGATGGTCGCGGCGTTGACGGCCGGCGCCAGTGACACGGTCGCGAGCGAGATCGGCAAGGCGTGGGGCACACGGACGTACCTGTTTCCCACGTTCACGCGCGTCAGGCCTGGCACCTCGGGAGCCATTTCGCTCGAGGGCACCGGCGCCGGACTGGTGGCCGCACTCGCGCTGGCAGCGCTCGGCCTCTCGCTCGGCCTCGTGAAGGGAAACGGCCTGTGGTTCGCGGCGATCGGCGCCACCGCCGGCTCGTTCGTCGAGAGCTCTCTCGGCGCGACGCTCGAGTCGAGCGGCACACTCAACAACGACATGCTGAACTTCATCAACACGGCGCTGGCCGCCGCCTTCGCGGTGGCCCTCGCCTGGATGTTCGTCCGATGA